In the genome of Desulfuromonas sp., one region contains:
- a CDS encoding RluA family pseudouridine synthase — protein MITLSVESSETALSALEFLQRRIPAAPKAYLRQLLKKGKVLGAGGRLDEGDRLCSGDEVRLPDSGRLRELLGAPTAAAPGVAVLFESREILVADKPAGVAVHASAGHEEDNLTARVEALLAVRGERYSVAPVHRLDLETSGPILFGKGKKACGELGKVFMRQEVEKAYLALASGRTPGSGVLCSKVPSKGMSKEAMTAFKALARVEAASLLELSLYTGRQHQIRRQLADLGHPVFGDRRYGGPCPPELPRLFLHCRRLAFADPFSGASLAVESPLPDDLAGFLPTCGIEPPPVPGSRSPRQG, from the coding sequence ATGATTACATTATCCGTTGAATCTTCGGAGACCGCCCTGTCCGCCCTGGAGTTTCTCCAGCGCCGCATCCCCGCGGCCCCCAAGGCCTACCTGCGCCAACTGTTGAAGAAGGGGAAGGTGCTCGGAGCCGGGGGCCGCCTCGACGAGGGGGACCGCCTCTGTTCCGGCGACGAGGTCCGGCTGCCGGACAGCGGCCGGCTTCGCGAACTGCTCGGCGCCCCGACGGCTGCCGCGCCGGGGGTGGCCGTTCTTTTCGAGAGCCGGGAGATCCTCGTCGCGGACAAGCCCGCCGGGGTGGCGGTCCACGCCAGCGCCGGTCACGAGGAGGACAACCTCACCGCCAGGGTCGAGGCGCTCCTTGCCGTGCGCGGCGAGCGCTACAGCGTCGCCCCGGTCCACCGCCTCGACCTCGAGACCTCGGGGCCGATCCTGTTCGGGAAGGGGAAGAAGGCCTGCGGGGAGCTGGGCAAGGTCTTCATGCGCCAGGAGGTGGAGAAGGCTTACCTGGCCCTCGCCTCGGGGCGGACCCCCGGCAGCGGCGTGTTGTGTTCGAAGGTTCCCTCGAAGGGAATGAGCAAGGAGGCCATGACGGCCTTCAAGGCCCTGGCCCGCGTCGAGGCCGCCTCCCTGCTCGAGCTGAGCCTGTACACGGGGCGCCAGCACCAGATCCGCCGCCAACTGGCCGACCTCGGCCATCCCGTCTTCGGGGACCGCCGCTACGGCGGTCCCTGCCCCCCGGAGCTGCCGCGCCTCTTCCTCCACTGCCGGCGCCTCGCCTTCGCAGACCCCTTCAGCGGCGCTTCGCTGGCCGTGGAGAGCCCCCTGCCGGACGATCTCGCCGGCTTTCTGCCGACCTGCGGCATCGAGCCGCCCCCTGTGCCGGGGTCACGCAGTCCTCGCCAAGGTTGA
- a CDS encoding DUF3820 family protein, whose product MEPLPSYDHKALLELAGMRMPFGKHQGMLLIDLPETYVVWFAQQGFPEGRLGRMLRAVYEIKVNGLEFLFDPLR is encoded by the coding sequence ATGGAACCCCTCCCCTCGTATGACCACAAGGCCCTGCTCGAACTGGCCGGGATGCGCATGCCCTTCGGCAAGCACCAGGGAATGCTGCTGATCGACCTGCCCGAGACCTACGTCGTCTGGTTCGCTCAACAGGGCTTTCCCGAGGGGAGGCTCGGCAGGATGCTGCGGGCGGTCTACGAAATCAAGGTCAACGGCCTGGAGTTCCTCTTCGATCCCCTGCGCTGA